The stretch of DNA GTGACCGTATTCATGGCAGATCCGTGCGCGATATACACACCCTTCGGAACGCCGGTTGATCCTGATGTATAAATGATATATGCACCGTCTTCAGGAGTAATAACTGTTTTTTCAAAGTTTCCGTTGCAGGACTTTATCATTTCCGGAGTAACAGTTTCAAGAACAAGTTCATCCGTATTCCTGTTAGTTATGATCGCAAACGGAGCAGCTTTTTCAATAATACTCTTTGTTCTTGCGACCGGCTGATCATGAGTCAGAGGAACATAAACGCATCCTGCCAGGAGTACACCCATTACAGCATAAATCTGTTCAAATGACTTCGGAAGGTCTATCAGTATCCTGTCGCCTTTTTTCGCACCTTTTTCATGAAGTAAAGAAGCTGTTTTTATAGCCATTTCATTAAGTTCGCCATAAGAATAGCTTTTTCCGCCTGTTATAAGCGCTGTTCTTTCCGGATGTTCCGAAGCGTTCTTTTCAAAGCCCTCTGTCAGTATCGTTTCTTTACGGATAATCTCAGTAGAATTTGCCTTCAGATGAACAGCACGCTGGGAAGCAGGGCGAAGATCAGTAAGTATAGTACTGAAGAACTTCTTATCATCTGAAGCTCTTTTAATAAGTCCGGTATACACTTCAAACATTGCATCAACAACGCCTTCTGCAAATACAGAATCCGGTGTATCCCATGAAATAACAGTGTCCTCATTCTCATAAAATACCTGATGGTCGAGGCACACCTGCGGTGTTGATGAAACAATACTTCTAAGTTTTGATGCAATAACCGAACCAGACATATCACTGTCATTACGTACACCAACTGCACTGGTAAAAATAACATTATACATTCTGTCATCCTGATGAAGCTTTCTGAGCTTATCAGTAAACTCTACTGCAGAATAATCGGCATGCGCAATATTTTCGTGCATGGTTTTCTGTATTGCCAGAGCATTTTCTGCTATCGAAACATTTTTTCTGTTTACTTCCACTGGTGCAAGCCTTGTAAAGTCACCGACGATTTTTCCTATATCTGGTGAAATATCATGTCTCCTGAAAACTGTAAGCATTACGGCAAAACTGCTTCCACCGCCAAATGCTGAAAGTACTTCTGAGTACAGTGAAAACAGTGCTGCTGACGGAGTGAGTCCGTATTCTGCTGCGTTTTCAGAAAACTGCTTCCATTTTTCCTTTGATATATTCTTCCTTCTTCTAATGAAAGTTCTGTCGGCACCGGAAACGAATTCTGATGAGATATACGGCAGTTCAGGTGCTTTCGGAAAATTCTCAGCCTTTTTACTCCAGAATTCTTCATCAGATCTTTCTGTCGCCATTAATTCTTCGTTTTCGCGGGTGAATTCCAGGTAATCCCTGTAAGTGATCTCAAGAGGTTTCAGTTCATCTCCATTGTACAGTTTTTCAAGATCATTTATGATAATATAAAGACTGGCTGCATCGGCGATCATAAAGTCGATGTAGAAATGCATTCTGTAACAATTATCATTCAGATGTGTGAGCCTGATCTGATACATAGGATCTCCGAGCGGAATGATCATACCGGACATTTCATTTTTTACAGTTTCCAGATGATCTGAAAGTTCATTTGCTGGAATGTTATCATATATTCTGATATCCGGATGAGACTCACGTTCAATATACTGAACTGCGTCTTCTGTTATCCTGCATCTTAGCATATCATGACGCTCTTCAAGCTTTCTTACTGCTTCAGCAAATCTGTCAGTATCAAGGTTCTCTATATCACCTTCGAAATAAGCACAGCATGCTTTTCCGGAAAGCAACATATTAGGATTGTCTCTGCCTGCCCAGTACGCATACTGAACATCATTCAGAGCAAACGGTTCATAACGTTTTTCTTCATCTGTCTTTACACAATCTTTTTTCTTTTCTTCCTCACCCGATGCATTTTTTACCGCAGTCACTATTTCACCGAATCTGCAGTGGTCAAACAGCTGTTCCACCGGTAGTTTTACCTTCAGAACGGAATAAATTTTCGTAATAAGTCTTACTCCGCTTACAGAATCTATTCCAAGTTTAAGAAGATTTGTATCATCAGTTATTTCATTCTCAGGCACTCCGGTAAAATCAGCTACCAGACTGCGGAGGATCTCTGATTTGTCGGTACTTGTATACTTTTCATTTTCATCTGTAAGATCCGCAGCGACACTTACAGAACTTCTTTCTGCGAATGTATGGATAAACGGTATTCTTCGTTTATCAAAACTGTAATTCGGTACAGCACAGCGCGAAGCACCGGAAAGTACATATGCCTTTCTGATATCGCATTCCGCACCATGAAGAAATGCAGATGTAATAACAGACGGTATTCTTTCTTCAGCGTCACAGTCCATATCAGCTGAATGTATGCATACAGCAGTTCCCCCGGTTATGCTCTCTACAATACCTGAAAGAACTGGTTCCGGGCCTGTTTCTACAAATATTCTGCCGGAATTGTCTCCAAGGTTTTCAATACTCTCGCAGAAATGCACTTCTGAAAGAATATGTTCTGCCCAGTATTCCGGAGATGCGATCCTTTCGCGTTCAGGTCTGCCGCTGATATTCGAAATTATCTCTATGGAAGGAAGACTGAATTTTACTTCCGAAGCTGCCTTACGGAATTTTTCAGCTGCTTTTTTCAGCAACGGTGTATGGAACGGTCTGCTTGTACGCAGAACTTTGAACCTGATACCAAGCTGTTCTGCTTTTTTGAGAACGGCATCAGTTTTTTCTTCAGTACCTGCAATAACTGTCTGCGAACGGCTGTTTGAGAGTGATATAAATACTTCATCCTGATCACTGATCAGTTCGGCGGTCTTTTCACGTCCTGCAAATATTGCTGCCATTCTTCCCTTAACAGCATATTCTTCAAGTATCTGGCCTCTTAAAGTTACAAGTTTAACTGCGTCTTCCGGAGTCATTACTCCAGCAATACACGCAGCTGCATATTCACCTATACTGTGGCCGATAACTGTATCAGGTTTTAACCCCAGACTGATCCACATTTTCGCCAGCGAATACTCACATGCAAACAGCGCAGGCTGTGTATAAACTGTTCTTTTCAGATCATAATCGCCGCTGAATACAATGTCATAAAGCTTTGAGCCGGTAATTCGGTTATAGTACTTAGCACACAAATCAAAAGTTTCACGGAAAACCGGAACTTTATCATAGAAAGTTTTACACATTCCGCTGTACTGAGAACCCTGACCGGTAAACAAAAAAACGGTTTTTACAGGTTCTTCTGCCACAGTGCTCTCCATTGATACGCTGTGCCCTTTCGAAACAGCCTCTTTCAGTACCTTTTCAAGATCTTTTCTTCCGGAAACTGTTATACAGGTTCGGTTACTTAGCTTAGCCCTTGTTGTATTCCACGAATATGACAGGGATGTCATATCCGGATATATCCCTTTACTCAGATATCCGAGCAGTCCCCGCATATTTCTTATAACACCGTCAACAGATGGCGCTGTAAATACAAACGGGTACACAGGCATTTTTCCGGGAACATTTTTTCTGACTGACCTGTACTCCTTCATAACGATATGAACGTTGGTTCCGGATAATCCGAATGAACTTACACCGGCTATACGTTCACGTTCGCCTGTATTCCATTCGGATCGTTCAGAAGCAACACGAACCGGTATCCTGTTCCAGTCAATAAAACCTGATGGCTTGTCAAAATGAAGACTTGCCGGCATCTTTTTTCTTTCAAGCATAAGAGAAGTCTTGATAATACCAGCTATACCTGCTGCTCCTTCAAGGTGACCGATATTTGTTTTGACCGATCCGATAAAAACCGGAGATTTCCGTTCCCCGAGGGCTTCAGCTATCGCCTTGGCCTCGATCGGATCGCCAAGTGCCGTACCGGTACCATGTGTTTCGATATATCCAAGGTCAGATGCGCCTATACCACTCTTTTTCCACGCAGTCTTCAGAAGTTCAGTCTGTGCTGAACCGTTCGGAGCAGTAAGCCCTGAACTTGCACCATCCTGATTTACAGCAGAACCAATAATAAGGCTGCTTATTCTGTCGCCGTCTTTTTCGGCATCGGAAAGTCTTTTCAGAACGATTGCTGCTGCGCCTTCTCCTCGTACTGTGCCTGATGCGTTTTCCGCAAAGGCTCTTACTTCTCCGTCAGAAGAAAGAATGCCAAGTCCGGCTATCTTTTTCGTACTTTCCGGAGAAAACATGATATTTACCCCGACTACAACTGCTAAGTCACAGTCGTAGTCCCGCAGATACTTTATTGCTGTGTCTATCGCAACTGCCGACGAAGAACACGCAGTATCGATGGAAATTGACGGACCGCTGAAACCGAAAAAGTAAGAAATTCTGCCTGAAAGGAATGAATGATCAATACCTGTTATGTTGATCTCGTCATTGTTTTCATGCATATAGTTTTCATGACCGAAATCATTCTGAACAGCTCCGGCGAAAACCCCGACTCTTTTACCTTTAAGTGAATCAGGTGCATAGCCGGCGTTTTCAAGCGCCTCCCAGCACACTTCAAGTGCGATCCTCTGCTGCGGATCAACTGAAGCTGCTTCTCCCGGAAGCATCCGGAAGAGTCTGTTGTCAAACTCTTCGATGCTGTCAGCAAGGAAACCCGCCTTTTTTAGTCTGTCATCCTCAAGATATTTTTCCTTATCGTATTCGTTCCATCTGTCATCAGGAACTTCACTGATAACATCTTTTCCGTTCCACAGAACATCCCAGTAATCATCCGTATTTCTTATGCCGCCCGGCAGTCTGCATGACATACCGGTCACAGCAGCCGGTTCTGAATGACTTCCAGCCATTCTTAAGCGTTCCTTAAGATTTCTTATCTCAAGGAGCGCTTTTTTCATCAGTTCTTTTTCATTATGCATTTTATAGCCTTTCCTGTTTACGACTTTATGATCTTTGCAGTCTCAGCGATCTTAGCTATGCTTTCCGGCATTTCGATACAGGTGTAATGGTCACCGGCAACATCTATAACTTCCATTTCACCAATACATATACTGCTCCAGAAAGATCTGTCTTTTTCAAATTCGTAGAACATCTTACTGTTGCCCTCCGGTCTTACATATCTTATATCGCCAAAGTATGTATCCATTTCGCAGGAGTACGATCTGAGTATACGGCAGTAAAAATCAAACATACTCTCAAGCACAGACGGGATAATGCTTTCAGAAGTCTTTTCTGCAGCAGCCGCTGCGTACATTCTGAAGCGTTCATCCTTATCGGTTGCTGCGAGTTTTTCCATACCGGAACAAAGTGTCTCAAATCTGCTGTCTGATCTAAGCTTTTCATAGCATTTTTCTTCTATTTTTCCGTCTGTATCTATCAGATACTTAAACATATCTTCAATATCACAGTTTACGCATTCTTTCATCATTTCAAGATTCCCGAATGTGAGGCCGTAGTTCTGAATGAACATCATTTCAAGGAATATCCTGTCTTCAATAAGCCACGGTACTGTCTGGGAATCTATAAGAAGAACATCGTCGATTTCGATTCCTTTTTCCGCAAGACGAACAGCACACTGAGATGCAAGCCATCCGCCGAAACTGTAACCTATAAGCTGAACATGTTCTGCTCCGGTTTCTTCGATCAGTGCGGAATAATCGTCTGCGAGTGTGGGAATTATTTCCTTTTCATCCATACTGAAGAACTTTTCAGTATCACCGAGAGCAATCGTCATAACGTCTCCGGCATTCTGAGCAATCAGTTCATTTACAAGGCCGCGCAGT from Ruminococcus sp. HUN007 encodes:
- a CDS encoding hybrid non-ribosomal peptide synthetase/type I polyketide synthase gives rise to the protein MHNEKELMKKALLEIRNLKERLRMAGSHSEPAAVTGMSCRLPGGIRNTDDYWDVLWNGKDVISEVPDDRWNEYDKEKYLEDDRLKKAGFLADSIEEFDNRLFRMLPGEAASVDPQQRIALEVCWEALENAGYAPDSLKGKRVGVFAGAVQNDFGHENYMHENNDEINITGIDHSFLSGRISYFFGFSGPSISIDTACSSSAVAIDTAIKYLRDYDCDLAVVVGVNIMFSPESTKKIAGLGILSSDGEVRAFAENASGTVRGEGAAAIVLKRLSDAEKDGDRISSLIIGSAVNQDGASSGLTAPNGSAQTELLKTAWKKSGIGASDLGYIETHGTGTALGDPIEAKAIAEALGERKSPVFIGSVKTNIGHLEGAAGIAGIIKTSLMLERKKMPASLHFDKPSGFIDWNRIPVRVASERSEWNTGERERIAGVSSFGLSGTNVHIVMKEYRSVRKNVPGKMPVYPFVFTAPSVDGVIRNMRGLLGYLSKGIYPDMTSLSYSWNTTRAKLSNRTCITVSGRKDLEKVLKEAVSKGHSVSMESTVAEEPVKTVFLFTGQGSQYSGMCKTFYDKVPVFRETFDLCAKYYNRITGSKLYDIVFSGDYDLKRTVYTQPALFACEYSLAKMWISLGLKPDTVIGHSIGEYAAACIAGVMTPEDAVKLVTLRGQILEEYAVKGRMAAIFAGREKTAELISDQDEVFISLSNSRSQTVIAGTEEKTDAVLKKAEQLGIRFKVLRTSRPFHTPLLKKAAEKFRKAASEVKFSLPSIEIISNISGRPERERIASPEYWAEHILSEVHFCESIENLGDNSGRIFVETGPEPVLSGIVESITGGTAVCIHSADMDCDAEERIPSVITSAFLHGAECDIRKAYVLSGASRCAVPNYSFDKRRIPFIHTFAERSSVSVAADLTDENEKYTSTDKSEILRSLVADFTGVPENEITDDTNLLKLGIDSVSGVRLITKIYSVLKVKLPVEQLFDHCRFGEIVTAVKNASGEEEKKKDCVKTDEEKRYEPFALNDVQYAYWAGRDNPNMLLSGKACCAYFEGDIENLDTDRFAEAVRKLEERHDMLRCRITEDAVQYIERESHPDIRIYDNIPANELSDHLETVKNEMSGMIIPLGDPMYQIRLTHLNDNCYRMHFYIDFMIADAASLYIIINDLEKLYNGDELKPLEITYRDYLEFTRENEELMATERSDEEFWSKKAENFPKAPELPYISSEFVSGADRTFIRRRKNISKEKWKQFSENAAEYGLTPSAALFSLYSEVLSAFGGGSSFAVMLTVFRRHDISPDIGKIVGDFTRLAPVEVNRKNVSIAENALAIQKTMHENIAHADYSAVEFTDKLRKLHQDDRMYNVIFTSAVGVRNDSDMSGSVIASKLRSIVSSTPQVCLDHQVFYENEDTVISWDTPDSVFAEGVVDAMFEVYTGLIKRASDDKKFFSTILTDLRPASQRAVHLKANSTEIIRKETILTEGFEKNASEHPERTALITGGKSYSYGELNEMAIKTASLLHEKGAKKGDRILIDLPKSFEQIYAVMGVLLAGCVYVPLTHDQPVARTKSIIEKAAPFAIITNRNTDELVLETVTPEMIKSCNGNFEKTVITPEDGAYIIYTSGSTGVPKGVYIAHGSAMNTVTDVNSKYGINEKDRAIGVSALSFDLSVYDIFGMFTAGGALVLPTEEQRIDPKEQYALVSENGVTVWNSVPALMDIFTDYLKKKNIQNSTIRKVILSGDWIPMTLPEKIKQTLPSCKLTSMGGATEASVWSNYFDVHELKENWKSVPYGYPLANQRFYIFDEFGRRCPDRVSGRLHIAGRGLAECYYNEKEITERSFYYSSAAGERVYDTGDYGRYIEDGIIEFLGRKDGQVKINGYRIETAEIESAFRKCGIRERIFVLPVGDRAKKIAAFIETSDQIDASEIKKSLMAYLPDYFLPENIFAVDRLPVTGNGKVDSGRLTAIYHERSERISENDMTDDNADPVLLTIRNILGINNIHPSDNFGRLGVSSVEMIHLADELESVYGIRPSITKMLNSRSVSEITAMFADAADKKEEALSSEKRKVVKRVYEDNSRYDPVKKYRDLGIELCSEGEKLKFRAAKGALTDELLAQIKSEKSVILKWLDSEKERLEKLEKYYSENAYPLTPVQKAYLLGRSSDYELGGTSAHYYAELEWNDLDVAKLEKAVNTMIDNHDILQSVVLDDGTQVPLEEVPYYRIVQRKLTLTELEKYREENKAFVYETGKWPMFDVSVSRTDDGRTVVHFSFDCMLLDGWSANMMISQIYSLYSGKKVDFPDYTFRQYVLEKDEWLKQKDYYREACEYWEKNSPLLPPAPALPYRVSPDSVKKPHFSRKRYVLDRDLTLKLNERLKVTGVTASAAVCTAYMKIISEFGGSEEFSLNLTLYNRLPLNREVSKLLGDFTNLTLVPYHAEGSFIKETEAVHDLLMKAAEYRTYNGLDLLKRFSGNNIFSAVMPVVFTSELFGNLDSAEDDEVFSVTKELYAISQTPQVALDHQALVRNGELVLIWDYVEELFEPDKINEMFETYVSFIRKLALSDNWNEL